GCGGAGATTTTTAAAGCTACCGTCCGCAGTCGGCAGTCCGCCGTCCGCCGTTATTCCGCTGCGGACCGCGGACGGTGGACGGCGGACAATTAGCCATAGATACTACACTCAAGGGAAATAAGAGCGATCAACTTTATCAGGGTGGAAGATCGCATAAGAAATTTATCGATAACAGAGGGATGGTTCACAATTAGGGTGACAATTTCCGCCGTTGAGGCGCAAAGCCTTGCGCCCTTTGTAGGGGCTAGGTATTTAGGGGAGAATGCCTAGCCCCTCGAGGTATGGTATAATAGACCACGGATTCAAAGACCTGAAGGCTTAGAGGTAGAGGGATGCTCAGGGTTGGAGTAGCTGGATGTGGTGGGATAGGGTTGATACATTCAAAGGCGTATCAATCCCATCCAAACGCGCAATTGGTCTGTGTCTGCGATATCATCAAGGAGAAGGCCGACTCAAGGGCGCGCGAGCTCGGCGTCAAGCCCTATTACTCCGTCCAGGAGATGCTCGAGAGGGAGGAGCTCGACGCCGTAGGGGTCATAACCGCCGATCACCTGCATTTCAAGCCGACGATGGAGGCGCTGGAGGCGGGGAAACACGTCCTCGTCGAAAAGCCGCTCTCGCTGGACATCTGGGAGGCCGAGCAGATGGTGGGGAAAGCGAAGGAGAAAGGGGTGTTCCTGGCGATTAACTACAACCGCAGGTTCTCCAAGCCCTATCTCCGAGCTAAGAAGCTGGTCGATGAGGGGGCTATCGGGAAGGTGGCCTATGTGATGATGAAGCTCTCCCAGGGCGGACCCGCAAGCTCATCCAAGGGCAGATATTACCTGCTTTTTGAGCTCGAGACACACGCCATAGACCTCATGAGGTATTTCGGGGGCGAGATAACGGAGGTGTGCGCGACGATGGCCGCCCCAAGGGCCGATCAGGCCAGACCGAACGAGGAGGCCACCTACACCAGCATCGCCATAAGCGTCAAGTTCGAAAACGAGGCCGTCGGAACCCTTATGGCCAGCTGGGACAGCTCTTTCACCCACCCGATAGAGCTTATGGAGATATGTGGGACCAAGGGATACCTGCAGGTCGAGAAC
This portion of the Candidatus Poribacteria bacterium genome encodes:
- a CDS encoding Gfo/Idh/MocA family oxidoreductase, with amino-acid sequence MLRVGVAGCGGIGLIHSKAYQSHPNAQLVCVCDIIKEKADSRARELGVKPYYSVQEMLEREELDAVGVITADHLHFKPTMEALEAGKHVLVEKPLSLDIWEAEQMVGKAKEKGVFLAINYNRRFSKPYLRAKKLVDEGAIGKVAYVMMKLSQGGPASSSKGRYYLLFELETHAIDLMRYFGGEITEVCATMAAPRADQARPNEEATYTSIAISVKFENEAVGTLMASWDSSFTHPIELMEICGTKGYLQVENIVEGVKLFPHGDETVRSWRPNIFSTGDLTFNKIFENRVHAFVDDVLAGREPAPTGEDGLKALYVVRAAIESFEGKKVVEL